In Pseudomonadota bacterium, the following proteins share a genomic window:
- a CDS encoding error-prone DNA polymerase yields MSGYIELQVTSNYSFLEGASHPGELVRQAAAIGHAGAALADRNTLAGVVRAHVAAKETGSRFLVGARLVPMDGPSLVCFPTDRAAYGRLCRLITLGRRRAPKGECHFTLSEVMGHGEGQVFLALPPDRPEEDFAAWLQDFARRFSGSCYLAAPYRYDGTDARRLRRLSDLAAAAGAPLVATNDVHYHLPERRPLQDVLTCIRAGTTIAAAGRRLAANAERHLKPAEEMARLFHGHGEAVLRTLEIAQRCRFSLDELRYEYPEEITGEGRSPQAELQHQTWTGAARRYPEGVPEAVRRTLIRELALIEDLSYAPYFLTVFDIVRYARSKDILCQGRGSAANSAVCYVLGITAVDPSAHSLLFERFVSAARNEPPDIDVDFEHERREEVIQYVYGKYGRERAGIAATVIAYRSRSAVRDVGKALGLSEDTVGALAGSLWGWGAEGVDEARVREIGLDPADRTLRLALDLARELIGFPRHLSQHVGGFVISRGPLSELVPIANAAMAERTNVEWDKDDLDALGILKIDVLALGMLTCIRKAFQLIEQHKGQRFDMAGVPEGDPAVYDMLCRGDSLGVFQVESRAQMSMLPRLKPRTLYDLVIEVAIVRPGPIQGDMVHPYLRRRNGEETVSYPSRELARVLGKTLGVPLFQEQAMQIAIVAAGFTPTAADELRRAMATFRRNGDIHRFRTKLIEGMVAKGYERDFAARCFRQIEGFGTYGFPESHAISFALLVYVSSWLKCHHPEVFACALLNAQPMGFYAPAQIVRDAAEHGVEVRPVDVNASHWDCTLEPAAEGEEGQPRLALRLGFRQVQGARAEDIKRLVEFRGTGYGSPRALWLRAGLSPAALESLARADAFRSQGLGRREALWAVKDLGAEPLPLFAEAETAGPVQNEPLVRLPSMPIGEEVVEDYASLRLSLKRHPVALLRDGLGRDGLLPAQGLAELASGRWIKVAGLVLVRQRPGSANGIVFITLEDETGVANLVVYPDIFERYRRAILGARLLAAWGSIDRQGMVIHVKARRFVDLSQRLDQLGQSEPAPEGSIDALARAEAVKRRPPALKAVSRDFH; encoded by the coding sequence ATGTCCGGCTATATCGAGCTGCAGGTCACCAGCAATTACAGCTTTCTCGAAGGCGCCTCGCATCCGGGCGAGCTCGTGCGCCAAGCCGCCGCCATCGGCCATGCCGGTGCTGCCCTTGCCGACCGCAACACGCTGGCCGGCGTGGTCCGCGCCCATGTAGCGGCCAAGGAGACCGGCAGCCGATTTCTCGTCGGCGCGCGGCTGGTGCCCATGGACGGCCCGAGCCTCGTTTGCTTTCCCACCGATCGCGCCGCCTATGGCCGCTTGTGCCGCCTCATCACGCTGGGGCGGCGGCGGGCGCCGAAGGGTGAGTGCCATTTCACGCTTTCCGAGGTGATGGGCCATGGCGAGGGTCAGGTGTTCCTGGCGCTCCCGCCGGATCGTCCCGAGGAGGATTTCGCCGCCTGGCTCCAGGATTTCGCCCGGCGCTTTTCCGGCTCCTGCTATCTGGCCGCGCCCTACCGCTATGACGGCACCGATGCGAGGCGGCTCAGGCGTCTCTCCGATCTCGCCGCCGCTGCCGGTGCGCCGCTGGTCGCCACCAACGACGTGCATTATCACCTGCCGGAACGCCGCCCTTTGCAAGACGTGCTGACCTGCATCCGCGCCGGCACCACCATCGCGGCGGCCGGCCGGAGGCTGGCCGCGAATGCCGAGCGGCATTTGAAGCCGGCCGAGGAAATGGCGCGGCTCTTTCACGGCCATGGCGAGGCCGTGCTGCGGACGCTCGAGATCGCTCAGCGCTGCCGTTTCTCCTTGGACGAGCTCCGCTACGAATATCCCGAGGAGATCACCGGCGAGGGGCGGAGCCCGCAAGCCGAGCTCCAGCACCAGACCTGGACCGGTGCCGCCAGGCGCTATCCCGAGGGCGTGCCGGAAGCGGTGCGGCGCACGCTCATCCGCGAGCTGGCGCTCATCGAGGATCTCAGCTACGCGCCCTATTTCCTCACCGTGTTCGATATCGTCCGCTACGCCCGCTCGAAAGATATCCTCTGCCAGGGTCGCGGCTCGGCCGCCAATTCGGCCGTGTGCTATGTGCTCGGCATCACCGCGGTCGATCCCTCCGCCCATTCGCTCCTGTTCGAGCGCTTCGTCTCCGCGGCGCGCAACGAGCCGCCCGATATCGACGTGGATTTCGAGCATGAGCGGCGCGAGGAAGTGATCCAGTACGTCTACGGGAAATACGGCCGCGAGCGCGCCGGCATCGCCGCCACGGTCATCGCCTACCGCTCGCGCAGCGCCGTGCGCGATGTCGGCAAGGCGCTCGGCCTGTCGGAGGATACGGTGGGGGCGCTCGCCGGCTCGCTCTGGGGCTGGGGCGCCGAGGGCGTCGATGAGGCGCGGGTGCGCGAGATCGGCCTCGATCCGGCCGATCGGACCTTGCGCCTGGCGCTCGATCTCGCCCGCGAGCTCATCGGCTTTCCGCGCCATCTCTCCCAGCATGTCGGCGGCTTCGTCATCTCCCGCGGCCCGCTTTCGGAGCTGGTTCCGATCGCCAATGCCGCCATGGCGGAGCGCACCAATGTCGAATGGGACAAGGACGATCTGGACGCGCTCGGCATCCTCAAGATCGACGTGCTGGCCCTCGGCATGCTCACTTGCATCCGCAAGGCCTTCCAGCTCATCGAGCAGCACAAAGGCCAGCGGTTTGACATGGCCGGCGTGCCGGAGGGGGATCCGGCGGTCTACGACATGCTGTGCCGGGGGGACTCGCTCGGCGTGTTCCAGGTCGAGAGCCGGGCGCAGATGAGCATGCTGCCGCGCCTCAAGCCGAGAACCCTCTACGACCTCGTGATCGAGGTGGCGATCGTGCGCCCGGGCCCGATCCAGGGCGACATGGTGCATCCCTATCTCCGCCGGCGAAACGGCGAGGAAACGGTCTCCTACCCCTCGCGCGAGCTCGCCCGCGTCTTGGGCAAGACCTTGGGCGTTCCCTTGTTCCAGGAGCAGGCGATGCAGATCGCCATCGTCGCCGCCGGCTTCACGCCTACTGCGGCGGATGAGCTCCGCCGCGCCATGGCGACCTTCCGGCGCAATGGCGATATCCATCGCTTCCGCACCAAGCTGATCGAAGGCATGGTCGCCAAGGGTTACGAGCGCGACTTCGCCGCCAGATGCTTCCGGCAGATCGAAGGCTTCGGCACCTATGGCTTCCCCGAGAGCCACGCCATCAGCTTCGCGCTCCTCGTCTATGTCTCCTCCTGGCTCAAATGTCATCACCCGGAGGTCTTCGCCTGCGCGCTTCTCAATGCGCAGCCGATGGGCTTCTATGCCCCGGCGCAGATCGTGCGGGATGCCGCCGAGCACGGCGTCGAGGTGCGTCCCGTCGACGTCAATGCCAGCCATTGGGATTGCACGCTGGAGCCGGCGGCGGAGGGGGAAGAGGGGCAACCCCGCCTGGCGCTCCGCCTCGGCTTTCGTCAGGTGCAGGGTGCGCGCGCGGAAGACATCAAGCGGCTGGTTGAGTTTCGGGGGACCGGCTATGGCAGTCCGCGCGCGCTCTGGCTCAGGGCCGGGCTGTCGCCGGCGGCGCTGGAGAGCTTGGCCCGCGCCGATGCCTTCCGCTCCCAGGGCCTCGGCCGGCGCGAGGCCTTGTGGGCGGTGAAGGACTTGGGCGCCGAGCCCTTGCCGCTCTTCGCCGAGGCGGAAACCGCAGGGCCGGTGCAGAACGAGCCCCTGGTCAGGCTGCCCTCAATGCCGATCGGCGAAGAGGTGGTCGAGGACTATGCCTCGCTCAGGCTCTCCTTGAAGCGTCACCCGGTGGCCCTCCTGCGCGACGGGCTCGGCCGCGATGGGCTGTTGCCCGCCCAGGGCTTGGCCGAGCTCGCCTCCGGCCGCTGGATCAAGGTGGCCGGCCTGGTGCTGGTGCGCCAGCGGCCGGGCAGCGCCAACGGCATCGTCTTCATCACCCTCGAGGACGAGACCGGCGTGGCCAATCTCGTGGTCTATCCCGATATCTTCGAGCGCTACCGGCGGGCGATCCTGGGGGCGAGGCTGCTGGCCGCCTGGGGCAGCATCGACCGCCAGGGCATGGTGATCCATGTGAAGGCCCGGCGCTTCGTCGACCTCTCCCAGCGTCTGGACCAGCTGGGTCAAAGCGAACCGGCCCCGGAGGGCTCCATCGACGCCCTCGCCCGGGCCGAGGCGGTGAAGCGACGGCCGCCCGCGCTGAAAGCCGTCAGCCGCGATTTCCACTGA
- a CDS encoding RNA polymerase sigma factor, whose protein sequence is MEELTDEALMAHVARGDRRAFTVLVGRHLDRSVGTVQRMLGDAAEAEDVAQEAFTKLWVYAPRWRPDGAKFTTWFYRVLVNSAIDRQRKARSVPLDSVPEPFDPRPDAFRQVNDAEVSRHVAAAVAALPDRQRAAVTLCYYQGLGNIEAAEVLEISVGALESLLVRARRALKERLTLLLGPVLEEEHDV, encoded by the coding sequence ATGGAAGAGCTCACCGACGAGGCGCTGATGGCGCACGTGGCACGGGGGGACCGGCGTGCCTTTACCGTGCTGGTCGGCCGTCATCTCGATCGGTCGGTCGGCACCGTGCAGCGCATGCTGGGCGACGCGGCGGAGGCCGAGGACGTGGCGCAGGAAGCGTTCACCAAGCTGTGGGTCTACGCCCCGCGTTGGCGTCCCGACGGCGCCAAGTTCACCACCTGGTTCTATCGGGTGCTGGTGAACAGCGCCATCGACCGGCAGCGCAAGGCCCGCAGCGTGCCGCTCGACTCCGTCCCGGAGCCGTTCGACCCCAGGCCGGATGCCTTTCGGCAGGTCAACGACGCCGAGGTGAGCCGCCATGTCGCAGCCGCGGTGGCGGCCTTGCCCGATCGGCAGCGCGCCGCGGTCACGCTTTGCTATTATCAGGGCCTCGGAAACATCGAAGCGGCCGAGGTCTTGGAGATTTCCGTAGGCGCGCTCGAATCCCTCCTGGTTCGGGCTCGCCGCGCACTCAAGGAACGACTGACCCTGCTGCTGGGGCCGGTTCTGGAGGAGGAACATGACGTCTGA
- a CDS encoding periplasmic heavy metal sensor has product MSEPAAAPSRRRRWLGWGLVASLAFNLFFVGLIGATAWRWHNRQAMGFGPGAAWMAPLLPEEIRSQLRERMQQRRLDMRERGLEMRQAQLVVLRALATEPYDKAAVERAFAELRQRLAKGQELMHATIAAAAADLTPEQRKAMIDRLPN; this is encoded by the coding sequence GTGAGCGAGCCTGCCGCAGCGCCGTCGCGCCGCCGCCGTTGGCTGGGCTGGGGGCTTGTCGCCTCGCTCGCCTTCAATCTGTTCTTCGTCGGCCTCATCGGCGCCACCGCCTGGCGCTGGCACAATCGCCAGGCCATGGGCTTCGGCCCCGGGGCCGCCTGGATGGCCCCGCTCCTGCCCGAGGAGATCCGCAGCCAGCTCCGCGAGCGCATGCAGCAGCGTCGGCTCGACATGCGCGAGCGTGGTCTCGAAATGCGCCAAGCGCAGCTCGTCGTGCTGCGCGCGCTGGCGACCGAGCCGTACGACAAGGCCGCGGTGGAGCGCGCGTTCGCCGAGCTGAGACAGCGGCTCGCCAAGGGCCAGGAGCTGATGCACGCCACCATCGCCGCCGCCGCCGCCGACCTTACGCCCGAGCAGCGCAAAGCGATGATCGATCGCCTGCCGAACTAA
- a CDS encoding DMT family transporter, which produces MPTAPVAALQQKAAAESPHAVRGIAVMVIGVGLFSIMDSLVKYLGGIYHPLEVVFFRGWVAFVPIVAVIMARGGFATIRTRKPGSHALRCVIGLGSTLLFFIALAGMPLADAIAISFAGPLFVTALSQPLLGEAVGRHRWGAVIVGFLGVILILRPGTNVIEPMAAVALAATVCYALSTIAIRRLSVSESDSAMVFYYNSAVTLAATITLPFVWSPPSAWDLALLSCVGLLGGISGFFVTRAYRLAPAALVAPFEYTAMLWALVIGQLAFDETPGLGVLTGSAVVVASGLYILYRETRYRRAAKA; this is translated from the coding sequence ATGCCGACGGCCCCCGTTGCAGCGCTGCAACAGAAGGCGGCAGCCGAGAGCCCGCACGCCGTCCGCGGCATCGCCGTCATGGTGATCGGTGTCGGCTTGTTCTCGATTATGGATTCGCTCGTCAAGTATCTCGGCGGCATCTATCACCCGCTCGAGGTCGTCTTCTTTCGCGGCTGGGTGGCGTTCGTGCCGATCGTGGCCGTGATCATGGCGCGGGGCGGGTTCGCCACGATCCGCACGCGCAAGCCCGGGAGCCACGCGCTCCGCTGCGTGATCGGCCTCGGCTCGACCCTGCTGTTCTTCATCGCGCTCGCCGGCATGCCGCTCGCCGATGCGATCGCCATCAGCTTCGCCGGTCCGCTGTTCGTCACCGCGCTGTCGCAACCGCTCTTGGGCGAAGCCGTCGGTCGTCACCGCTGGGGCGCCGTCATCGTCGGCTTTCTCGGCGTCATCCTGATCTTGCGGCCAGGCACCAACGTCATCGAGCCGATGGCGGCGGTCGCACTCGCCGCGACGGTTTGCTACGCCTTGAGCACCATCGCCATTCGCCGGCTGTCGGTCAGCGAGAGCGATAGCGCCATGGTGTTCTACTACAACTCAGCCGTGACCCTGGCCGCCACCATTACGCTGCCCTTCGTGTGGAGCCCGCCATCGGCCTGGGACTTGGCCCTGCTCTCTTGCGTCGGCCTGCTGGGCGGCATCTCCGGGTTCTTCGTCACCCGCGCCTATCGCCTCGCCCCGGCGGCGCTGGTCGCACCCTTCGAGTACACGGCCATGCTCTGGGCGCTCGTCATCGGCCAGCTCGCCTTCGATGAGACCCCCGGTCTCGGCGTGCTCACCGGTTCCGCCGTGGTGGTGGCGAGCGGCCTCTATATTCTCTACCGGGAGACCCGCTACCGGCGGGCCGCGAAGGCCTAG
- a CDS encoding ABC transporter ATP-binding protein/permease: MTTIVDPAQAVPKVAEAPVERERVGRAELKALSTLVPYLWPSAAISLRGRVALAISLLIAAKVANVNVPLLYKGAIDTLTSATGEGALAHAIEVPIALLIGYGLLRVTASAFAELRDAVFSKVGQRAIRNLGLATFRHLHGLSLRFHLERQTGGLSRAIERGTKGIDSLLSYLLFSILPTLVEILLVCGILWGLYDIWFALLTFVTISCYIAWTLTVTEWRIKFRRQMIETDEEAHTRAIDSLLNYETVKYFSNEAHESQRFDSALQRYERAAVTSQQSLSLLNIGQGAIIATGVTLVMIMAGNGIVAGRMSIGDFVLVNSYLIQLYMPLNFLGYVYREIKQSLLDMEKMFRILDVPREVEDRPGAPAIAVSQGRIEFRHVDFSYEQNRQILFDVSFEVPPGKTVAIVGPSGAGKSTISRILFRFYDVASGEVQIDGQDIRLVSQSSLRKAIGIVPQDTVLFNDTIYYNIAYGRPEATRAEVEEAAKLAQIHDFVVSLPAGYATMVGERGLKLSGGEKQRVAIARTLLKRPSVFLFDEATSALDSHTEKEIQASLRAVSANRTTLIIAHRLSTVIDADEIIVLQAGRVVERGRHQQLLAEGGHYAAMWRKQQERVTEREDARPAA; the protein is encoded by the coding sequence ATGACCACGATCGTCGATCCTGCCCAAGCCGTGCCGAAAGTTGCCGAAGCACCGGTCGAGCGCGAGCGCGTCGGCCGCGCCGAATTGAAGGCGCTGAGCACGCTCGTTCCCTACCTTTGGCCGAGTGCCGCCATCAGCCTGCGTGGGCGCGTGGCGCTCGCCATCAGCCTCTTGATCGCCGCCAAGGTCGCCAACGTCAACGTGCCCCTCCTCTACAAGGGCGCGATCGACACTCTCACCAGCGCTACCGGAGAGGGAGCGCTCGCGCACGCGATCGAGGTTCCGATCGCGCTGCTTATCGGCTACGGCCTGCTTCGGGTGACGGCGTCGGCCTTCGCCGAGCTGCGCGATGCGGTCTTCTCCAAGGTGGGGCAGCGCGCCATCCGCAATCTGGGTCTCGCCACCTTCCGCCATCTGCACGGCTTGTCGCTGCGCTTCCACCTCGAGCGGCAGACCGGCGGCTTGAGCCGCGCCATCGAGCGGGGCACTAAGGGCATCGACTCGCTCTTGTCCTACTTGCTCTTCAGCATCCTGCCGACCCTGGTGGAGATTCTGCTGGTCTGCGGCATCCTTTGGGGCCTCTACGACATTTGGTTCGCGCTGCTGACCTTCGTCACCATCAGCTGCTACATCGCCTGGACGCTGACGGTGACCGAGTGGCGGATCAAGTTTCGCCGCCAGATGATCGAAACCGACGAGGAGGCGCATACCCGCGCCATCGACAGCCTGCTCAACTACGAGACGGTGAAGTACTTCAGCAATGAAGCGCACGAGTCGCAACGCTTCGACTCAGCCCTCCAGCGCTACGAGCGCGCCGCGGTCACGAGCCAGCAATCCCTATCGCTGCTCAACATCGGTCAGGGCGCCATCATCGCCACCGGCGTCACTCTCGTCATGATCATGGCCGGCAACGGCATCGTCGCCGGACGCATGTCGATCGGCGACTTCGTGCTGGTCAACTCCTACCTGATCCAGCTCTACATGCCGCTCAATTTTCTGGGCTATGTCTACCGCGAGATCAAGCAGTCGCTCCTCGACATGGAGAAGATGTTCCGGATCCTGGACGTGCCACGCGAGGTCGAGGATCGTCCGGGCGCACCGGCCATCGCCGTCAGCCAAGGCCGCATCGAGTTCCGCCACGTCGATTTCAGCTATGAGCAGAATCGGCAGATCCTGTTCGATGTGTCCTTCGAGGTGCCGCCGGGCAAGACGGTGGCGATCGTCGGACCGAGCGGCGCCGGCAAGTCGACGATCAGCCGGATCCTGTTCCGCTTCTACGACGTGGCAAGCGGAGAGGTGCAGATCGACGGGCAGGACATTCGCCTGGTCAGCCAGTCGAGCCTCCGCAAGGCGATCGGCATCGTTCCCCAGGACACGGTGCTGTTCAACGACACCATCTACTACAACATCGCCTATGGCCGTCCGGAGGCGACCCGGGCCGAAGTGGAGGAGGCGGCGAAGCTCGCGCAAATCCACGATTTCGTCGTGAGCCTGCCGGCGGGCTACGCGACCATGGTCGGCGAGCGCGGCCTCAAGCTCTCCGGCGGCGAGAAGCAACGGGTGGCGATCGCGCGCACGCTCCTGAAGCGCCCCAGCGTCTTCCTCTTCGACGAGGCGACCTCGGCTTTGGACTCCCATACCGAGAAGGAGATCCAGGCGAGCCTCCGCGCCGTCTCAGCCAACCGCACGACCCTCATCATTGCGCACCGGCTGTCGACCGTCATCGATGCCGACGAGATCATCGTGCTGCAAGCCGGCCGCGTCGTCGAGCGTGGCCGTCATCAGCAGCTTCTGGCCGAGGGAGGCCATTACGCGGCGATGTGGCGCAAACAGCAGGAGCGGGTAACCGAGCGCGAGGATGCCAGGCCGGCGGCGTGA
- a CDS encoding response regulator translates to MPEKIDFSKVSFLLVDANPLALDMIQDILKMLGATGVRRVQDSTKAIKALREDNIDVMITEWELEPMSGLELIDYLRFSPDSPNRLLPVIMLTAHSEQEYVVAARDKGVTEFLAKPFTVDGLYRRLSSVIARPRSFVNAQSYFGPDRRRRQVPHGGPNRRGGSEA, encoded by the coding sequence ATGCCGGAAAAGATCGATTTCAGCAAAGTCTCGTTCCTCCTCGTGGACGCGAACCCGCTGGCACTCGACATGATCCAGGACATCCTGAAGATGCTGGGTGCAACCGGCGTGCGCCGCGTGCAGGATTCGACCAAGGCGATCAAGGCGCTCAGAGAAGACAATATCGATGTCATGATCACGGAATGGGAGCTGGAGCCGATGAGCGGGCTCGAGCTCATCGACTATCTCCGCTTCTCTCCCGATTCACCCAATCGGCTGCTGCCGGTGATCATGCTCACCGCCCATTCCGAGCAGGAATATGTCGTCGCCGCCCGCGACAAGGGTGTCACCGAGTTCCTGGCGAAGCCCTTCACCGTGGATGGGCTGTATCGGCGCCTCTCATCGGTGATCGCGCGGCCGCGCTCCTTCGTCAACGCGCAGAGCTATTTCGGCCCCGACCGCCGGCGTCGGCAGGTGCCCCATGGCGGCCCCAATCGTCGGGGCGGATCCGAGGCGTAA
- a CDS encoding transketolase, with protein sequence MAEAKGRAVAEVARPGDAERRAVLRALERKVLWLSTWMIHNANHLRPARDGLKVGGHQASSASVATLLTALYFDVLRPEDRVAVKPHASPAYHAIQYLFGKQSRDALERFRGLGGAQSYPSRTKDGDEVDFSTGSVGLGVAVTLFASLVQDYVRLKGLAPRDQPSGRMIAVMGDAELDEGNVFEALLEGWKHDVRNLWWVIDYNRQSLDGIVSDQLFQKIKGFFSAVGWTVVIMKYGRRLQAAFQRPGGEALRRWIDECPNDLYSALTFKGVSGQPLAWREHLLVDLADVPGIPELLASYDDMALHQLMTNLAGTDMDAVLDAFHAVEGDAPHCFIAYTIKGHGTPLAGHKYNHAGLMTMEQMAGFKRAQGIADGAEWDRFAGLEIPAERLEAFLREAPFNSERSRIRDGAKVPVPPRLDLRLGGKVSTQIAFGNILNELGRGDSELARRIVTTSPDVTVSTNLGPWVNQRGIFARTVREDVYREEKVVSAQKWAKHRQGQHIELGIAENNLFLLLGALGLSAPLFGARLLPIGTLYDPFIARGLDALTYACYQDARFMVVATPSGVALAPEGGAHQSITTPLIGLGQPGLTYFEPAYADELVAMMHWGFEHMQEEDGGSIYLRLTTRPVPQPDRTMSAALEADILAGGYWLLPPGEAELALVYCGAVVPEVLAAKEQMAEDLPGLGILAITSPSRLYAGWRHTVAERSLANAVAPSHLERLLSALPTASALVTVHDGHPATLSWLGAAGGRRVYPLGVDTFGQSADIPDLFRVQHIDAEAIVDMAALACMEQARS encoded by the coding sequence ATGGCTGAGGCCAAGGGCCGCGCCGTGGCCGAGGTCGCTCGACCCGGAGATGCCGAACGGCGCGCCGTGCTGAGGGCCTTGGAGCGAAAGGTGCTCTGGCTCTCGACCTGGATGATTCACAACGCCAATCATCTCCGGCCCGCCCGCGACGGGCTCAAGGTCGGCGGGCACCAAGCCTCCTCGGCCTCGGTCGCTACCTTGCTGACGGCGCTGTATTTTGACGTGCTGAGGCCGGAGGACCGGGTGGCGGTCAAGCCCCATGCGAGCCCCGCCTACCACGCCATCCAATATCTCTTCGGCAAGCAGTCCAGGGACGCGCTCGAGCGATTCCGCGGGCTGGGCGGCGCCCAATCCTATCCTTCGCGGACCAAGGATGGGGATGAGGTGGATTTCTCCACCGGGTCGGTCGGTCTCGGCGTGGCGGTGACGTTGTTCGCCTCCCTGGTGCAGGATTATGTCCGCTTGAAGGGCCTGGCGCCGCGCGATCAGCCCTCCGGCCGCATGATCGCGGTCATGGGCGATGCCGAGCTGGATGAGGGCAATGTGTTCGAAGCCCTGCTCGAAGGCTGGAAGCACGATGTCAGGAACCTCTGGTGGGTCATCGACTACAACCGCCAGAGCCTCGACGGCATCGTCTCCGATCAGCTGTTTCAGAAGATCAAAGGCTTCTTCAGCGCCGTCGGCTGGACCGTGGTCATCATGAAGTACGGCCGCCGGCTGCAGGCGGCGTTCCAGCGCCCGGGCGGCGAGGCGTTGCGGCGCTGGATCGACGAGTGCCCGAACGATCTTTACTCGGCGCTCACCTTCAAAGGCGTGTCGGGCCAGCCGCTGGCCTGGCGGGAGCATCTCCTGGTCGATCTCGCCGACGTTCCCGGCATCCCCGAGCTGCTGGCGAGCTACGACGACATGGCCCTCCACCAGCTCATGACCAATCTCGCCGGGACCGACATGGACGCGGTCCTCGATGCGTTCCACGCGGTCGAGGGCGACGCGCCGCACTGCTTTATCGCCTATACGATCAAAGGGCACGGCACGCCGCTCGCCGGCCACAAGTACAATCACGCCGGTCTCATGACGATGGAGCAGATGGCGGGCTTCAAGCGCGCCCAGGGGATCGCCGACGGCGCCGAGTGGGATCGTTTCGCTGGGCTCGAGATTCCGGCCGAGCGCTTGGAAGCATTCCTCCGCGAGGCGCCCTTCAACAGCGAGCGCTCGCGGATCCGAGACGGCGCCAAGGTGCCGGTGCCGCCACGGCTCGATCTCCGTCTCGGCGGCAAGGTGTCGACCCAGATCGCCTTCGGCAACATCCTGAACGAGCTCGGGCGCGGCGACAGCGAGCTGGCGCGGCGCATCGTCACCACCTCGCCCGACGTCACCGTCTCGACCAATCTCGGCCCCTGGGTCAATCAGCGCGGCATCTTCGCGCGCACGGTGCGTGAGGACGTGTACCGCGAGGAGAAGGTGGTCTCCGCGCAGAAATGGGCGAAGCACCGCCAGGGGCAGCACATCGAGCTCGGCATCGCGGAGAACAATCTATTTCTGCTCCTGGGCGCGCTCGGGCTGTCGGCGCCGCTCTTCGGCGCGCGGCTGCTGCCGATCGGCACCCTCTACGATCCGTTCATCGCCCGCGGCCTCGATGCCCTGACCTACGCCTGCTACCAGGATGCCCGCTTCATGGTCGTGGCGACGCCCTCGGGCGTGGCCTTGGCGCCGGAGGGAGGTGCCCACCAATCGATCACCACGCCGCTCATCGGCTTGGGCCAGCCTGGCCTCACCTACTTCGAGCCGGCCTATGCGGACGAGCTGGTGGCGATGATGCATTGGGGCTTCGAGCACATGCAGGAAGAGGATGGCGGCTCGATCTATCTGCGCCTGACGACGAGGCCGGTGCCGCAGCCGGATCGCACCATGAGTGCGGCGCTCGAAGCCGACATTCTCGCCGGCGGCTATTGGCTGCTGCCGCCGGGCGAGGCGGAATTGGCGCTGGTCTATTGCGGCGCCGTCGTGCCGGAGGTGCTGGCCGCTAAGGAGCAGATGGCCGAGGATCTGCCCGGCCTGGGGATTCTCGCCATAACCTCGCCGAGCCGGCTCTATGCCGGCTGGCGCCATACGGTCGCCGAGCGCAGCCTTGCCAACGCGGTCGCACCCTCCCATCTCGAGCGCTTGCTGTCGGCGCTGCCGACCGCTTCTGCCTTGGTGACGGTCCATGACGGACATCCGGCGACGCTCTCTTGGCTGGGTGCGGCCGGCGGACGGCGCGTCTATCCGCTCGGCGTCGACACGTTCGGCCAATCGGCCGACATCCCCGATCTCTTTCGCGTGCAGCACATCGACGCCGAGGCAATCGTCGACATGGCGGCGCTCGCCTGCATGGAGCAGGCCCGATCCTAG